A window of Candidatus Poribacteria bacterium contains these coding sequences:
- a CDS encoding chitosanase, which yields MNRPTSLAKDTAQAIVNVFETGSPQGDYGKVTLIRGDSGHLTYGRSQTTLTQGGLALLVARYCDDPNALYADDLRAYLDRLDAADLTLDGDVRFHDLLKRAGSDPIMQDVQDAFFDRVYWDPSARAASGLGILEPLGVAVVYDSHVHGSWGRMRNRTSARHGSVSDIGERVWIERYIAVREGWLAASNPPLSRTTYRMRAFTSLIEDEKWDLELPIWVCGVRIDEAALMARPPFRVSAADDTERLLKLRVPPMRGSDVGVVQEALARHGFDVDVDTIFGPQTRDAVSAFQRREGLYVDGIVGPATRAALGV from the coding sequence CTGATCCGTGGCGACAGCGGACACCTCACTTACGGCAGGTCCCAGACGACGCTCACCCAAGGAGGGTTGGCTCTCCTGGTCGCCCGCTACTGCGATGATCCCAATGCCCTCTACGCGGACGATCTGCGCGCCTACCTCGACCGGCTCGACGCCGCCGACCTGACCCTCGACGGTGATGTTCGCTTCCACGACCTGCTCAAGCGCGCCGGCAGCGATCCCATCATGCAGGACGTCCAAGACGCCTTCTTCGACCGCGTCTACTGGGACCCCAGCGCCCGCGCCGCCAGCGGACTCGGAATCCTGGAACCCCTTGGCGTTGCCGTCGTCTACGACAGCCACGTTCATGGGTCATGGGGACGCATGCGGAACCGCACCAGCGCCCGGCATGGCAGCGTGTCGGACATCGGCGAACGGGTCTGGATCGAGCGGTACATCGCAGTCCGAGAGGGATGGCTGGCGGCGTCCAACCCGCCGCTGTCGCGCACGACCTACCGCATGCGCGCCTTCACGAGCCTGATCGAGGACGAGAAGTGGGACTTGGAGCTCCCGATCTGGGTCTGCGGCGTACGGATCGACGAGGCGGCGCTGATGGCGAGACCACCGTTCCGCGTCTCGGCGGCGGACGACACGGAGCGGCTTCTCAAGCTCAGGGTCCCGCCGATGCGCGGCAGCGATGTCGGCGTCGTCCAGGAAGCCCTTGCCCGCCACGGATTCGATGTCGATGTGGACACCATCTTCGGACCCCAGACGCGCGACGCCGTCAGCGCCTTCCAGCGGCGCGAGGGACTCTACGTCGATGGGATCGTCGGTCCTGCGACCAGGGCAGCGCTGGGGGTCTAG